Within the Coriobacteriia bacterium genome, the region CTCGGTGAAGAGCGACTGGTGCGTGTGCATACCGGAACCGTTCTCGCCATCAAGCGGCTTAGGCATGAAGGTTGCATAAACTCCGTTGTGGAGGGCGACTTCTTTAACCGTCAAGCGATAGGTCATGACGGCGTCTGCCATTGCGAGAGCCTCACAGTAACGAAGGTCGATCTCGTGCTGCGAAGGAGCAACCTCATGGTGGCTGTACTCGACCGGAATACCGAGCTTCTCAAGAGTGAGCACGGTATCGCGACGAAGGTCGCTGGCTAAGTCGAGAGGAGTCAAATCGAAATAACCACCCTGGTCGAGAGGCTCACATGACTTGTCATCTTTGAAGTAGAAAAACTCGAGCTCGGGACCGACATACATGGTGTATCCCCTATCCGCGGCTTTTGCGAGCATGCGCTTGAGGGCGAAACGAGGATCGCCGGCAAAGCTCGAACCGTCGGGGCGGACGATGTCGCAGAACATGCGTGCGACGCCGTGCTCATTGGGGCGCCAAGGGAGGATTTGGAAGGTATTCGCATCGGGATACGCAACCATGTCGGACTCTTCGATACGAGTGAAGCCATCGATCGATGAGCCGTCGAAGCCCATTCCCTCTTCAAACGCACCTTCGATTTCAGTCTCGGTCACGGCAAACGACTTCATGACACCGAGAACGTCGGTGAACCAAAATCGTACGAACTTCACCCCGCGCTCTTTGATGGTGGTCAGTACATAATCTTTATCTAATCCTGCTGCCATGTTTTCCTCCTAAACAAATTTCCAACTCTTTTGAATACGGATTTTTCTGTTCCGCAGGTAGAGCCGTTATAGCGGTGCGTACAAATTGCCATACGGCCGCGAAGACGTCGGGGAAAGTTTCGTCCATTTCGACGACAAAAGTTCCTCGAGAAGCTCGGCGGGATCAGAGCCGAAATCGGTCGCAAACAACTCGACGTATTTTTCCAGATGCTTTTTGATAGAGGCGAGGTCTTTTTCCTCCGCCGCAAAGATTCCGACTTCTTTTCCGCACTGAAAGGGCTGAATTTCTCCGCGAAGATAGATCACACCGCCGTGCATCCCCGTGCCGATATAATTGCCGACGAGCGGTTGATCGGAGCGTTGGCCTTGGCTGTCGAGGCCGAGCAAGATGAGCTCCCCTCCGGCCATGTACTCACCGAAGAAATCGCGCGCGCAACCGCCTGCGACGATGAGCGGCTTGTGCGATTTGAACTCCTTCATGTGAATGCCGACGCGGTAACCCACATCGTCTCTGATGTATACAGCACCGCCGCGCATACCGTAACCGATGACATCGCCGGCGTGCCCATGAATATACACTTCACCGGAATCCATGGTGTTTCCGACACCGTCTTGTGCGTTCGCGAGCACTTCGACGGTGGCACCGCCCATAAACATCGCGAGATCTTGACCGGCTACTCCCTCGACGATGATGGTGACGTCTTTGGCAACGATTCCGTCTCCGATATAGCGTTGTCCGTTGATACCTTGCAAGACGATGCGATGGGCGCCTTCTTCGATTGCAGCCCGTACCGTCTCGTTGACCTGCTTGTAATAGATGGACTTACATTGAACGATCGCTGTTTTCTCAGCGCCTTCACCGGAAAAAGCGATGCTGGGTTGTGTCTGATAATATCCTGTGATTACTTCTGACATAGTCTCTTCTCCCCTACATTCCGGCAGGCTTGACGCCGAGAATTTTACAGGTCTGCTCATCGAGGTCGACCGCACGAAGTCTCTCACGCGAACCGCGCAACGATTCGATGGCGTTCACGCCGAGGGCTCCCAATATCTCTTGAAGCTCGTGACTCCACGCATTGACGAGGTTCACCAGACGCTGCGCGCCCTCTTCCGGATCGAGGCGTCGCGTGAGCTCGGGCTTTTGCGTAGTCAAGCCCCAGCTGCAGCAACCCGTATGACATCCTTGGCACAAGTGACAGCCGAGCGCGATGAGCGCCGCACTGCCGATTGCACACGAATCCGCGCCCAATGCGATGGCCTTTGCGAGATCTGCCGAGGAACGAATGGAGCCGGCGGCGATGATACTCGCCTGTTGGCGGATCCCCTCGTCGCGAAGCCTCTGGTCGACGACCGCGATGGCGATTTCAAGAGGAATACCGACGTTATCGCGAATGACGGCGGGAGCAGCTCCCGTGCCGCCTCTGAAACCGTCGAGATATACGTAGTCCGCACCGGCGCGAACGACGCCCGATGCGATTGCACCGACATTGTTGACGCAGGCGATTTTAACGCCGACCGGCTTGTAGCCGCTCGCCTCTTTCAGCGAATAGATGAGCTGGCGCAAATCTTCAATCGAATAGATATCGTGGTGAGGAGCCGGGCTGATGGCATCGGTTCCCTGCGGAATCATGCGCGTCACCGACACTTCTTGGTTGATCTTCTCACCAGGGAGGTGCCCGCCGATTCCCGGCTTTGCACCTTGTCCCACTTTGATCTCGATGGCAGCACCGCGGTTGAGATACTCGGGGTCGACGCCGAAACGTCCCGACGCGACCTGTACGATGACGTTGTCTTGATAGGGATAGAGGTCGGCGTGCAATCCGCCCTCACCGGTGTTCATCAAAATACCCAAGCGCGAAGCTGCCATCGCCATGGACTTGTGGACGTTGAGGCTGACCGCGCCGTAGCTCATCGGCGCAAAGGTCAACGGAGTCTCGATCTTGATGGCCGGGCCCTTTTCCGCGTTGCCCAGATAGGTACGCAATTCCATCGGCTCACGGAGCGGATCGATGGAAGGGTTGGTGACTTGGCAGGCGTCGAGCACAAGGTGATCGAAAATCGACTGCTGCGGACGCGAAGCACCCATCGACGTCAGGAGGACGCCGCCGGTTGCCGCCTGCCTCCATATGTTTTTACGCGTCTGAGGCTCCCAGTTCGCGTTCTCGCGATAGGCGAGCTCGCTCTTTTTGATGGTGATGCAGTGCGCGGGGCAAAACGTCACGCAGCGGTGGCATGCGCGGCACTTCGAGTCATCGGGAATCGGGCGTTCATTGAACTTGTAGACGCCCCACCCGCACTGACCGACGCAGCGACCGCACTTATGACACTTGCTGTAATCGATATCGACATGAAATTCCGGCTGTGTGTAGTCCTTCATTTATGCCACCTCCGCCTTTCTCGAAACCCTGTCGAGACGAACGACGACCGCCTCGCCTGCACGCGGAGTCCAGACGCGATCGGGGTCCGGGCAGACCTCGCGAATGGACGATTCTTCACTGGCGACATACACGATGCTGCCTGATTCGGCGGCAACGAGCGGACGCAGTTTGATGCGATCGCTGAGAGCGATCATGCCTTCGCTGGTGCCGAGCACGATGGCGAAGGGGCCGTTGAGCATAGCCGAACCGTACTTACGACGAAGTGCCGTGTAATACGCCTTGTCGGCCTCATCCATGCGGTCGATTTCACTCCAAAGCGGCGCCGCCAAAGCGCGACACGCCTGCTCGACGGTCAAACCGTCTTTACGCATGAGCTTGTCGAACAGATAGGCGACGACTTCGGTGTCGGTACCCATGGTGCAGTGATAGCCGAACTGCTCGACATAGCGCGAGTTGATGCCGTAGCTGGAAAGCTCACCGTTGTGCACGATGGAAAAATCGAGCAATGCGAACGGGTGCGCACCGCCCCACCAGCCCGGCGTGTTGGTCGGAAAGCGGTTATGCGCGGTCCACGTGTGGCCTTCGTACTCGTCGAGGCGATAGAAGTGGCCGATTTCTTCGGGGAATCCGACGCCCTTGAAGACGCCCATGTTCTTGCCCGATGAAGCGACGAACGCTCCGTCTATCGCCGTGTTGATGTGCATGACGGCATCGACGACGTAGTCTTGCTCGGTCGTATCTTTTTGCTTGATGATGCGGTCGTCCACGGTGACGAAATAGCGCCACAGAATCGGACCGGCATCGATACCGACGGTCTTTTGCGTGGGCAAAGGCTCGTTTCTGTCGACTCGGAAGTTGCGCTCGAAATAGATATCGCACGCTTCCTTGGCCTCGGTCGAGTCATACATCATATGAAAACAATAATGATCGGCGAACTCGGGATAAATTCCGTATCCCGCGTATCCGGCACCGAGGCCGTTTCCGCGATCGCGCTGGACGGCCATCATCTTCATGATGACTTCTCCGGGAATCAGAGCTCCGCTCTTATCGCAAATTCCTGCTAAACCGCACATGATTATTCCTCACTCTCGGCGTTGGTTTCGACTTTATTTTCAAATTCTGCGTCGAGTGCAGCCAGCACGTCGCGCAAAGCGTGTCCACCGGATTTCGGGACATCGGCCAGACCGAGCTTTTTTCGTGCCGAGGCACGCGGCGCTCCGAGCACTCCTTGATCGAGAATCATCTCGAAGCCCGTCTTGACCGCCTCGGGCCCGATTCCGCGCGCAACACCGAGTTCTTTGAGTGTACGCATGGTGTCGGCCATACCGATTCGCGA harbors:
- a CDS encoding alpha-hydroxy-acid oxidizing protein; this translates as MKDYTQPEFHVDIDYSKCHKCGRCVGQCGWGVYKFNERPIPDDSKCRACHRCVTFCPAHCITIKKSELAYRENANWEPQTRKNIWRQAATGGVLLTSMGASRPQQSIFDHLVLDACQVTNPSIDPLREPMELRTYLGNAEKGPAIKIETPLTFAPMSYGAVSLNVHKSMAMAASRLGILMNTGEGGLHADLYPYQDNVIVQVASGRFGVDPEYLNRGAAIEIKVGQGAKPGIGGHLPGEKINQEVSVTRMIPQGTDAISPAPHHDIYSIEDLRQLIYSLKEASGYKPVGVKIACVNNVGAIASGVVRAGADYVYLDGFRGGTGAAPAVIRDNVGIPLEIAIAVVDQRLRDEGIRQQASIIAAGSIRSSADLAKAIALGADSCAIGSAALIALGCHLCQGCHTGCCSWGLTTQKPELTRRLDPEEGAQRLVNLVNAWSHELQEILGALGVNAIESLRGSRERLRAVDLDEQTCKILGVKPAGM
- a CDS encoding glutamine synthetase; this encodes MAAGLDKDYVLTTIKERGVKFVRFWFTDVLGVMKSFAVTETEIEGAFEEGMGFDGSSIDGFTRIEESDMVAYPDANTFQILPWRPNEHGVARMFCDIVRPDGSSFAGDPRFALKRMLAKAADRGYTMYVGPELEFFYFKDDKSCEPLDQGGYFDLTPLDLASDLRRDTVLTLEKLGIPVEYSHHEVAPSQHEIDLRYCEALAMADAVMTYRLTVKEVALHNGVYATFMPKPLDGENGSGMHTHQSLFTEDGNAFFDANDPQGYNLSKIAKHYIAGLLKYAPEFCAITNPLVNSYKRLVPGYEAPVYVSWARRNRSAMVRVPMYKPGKELATRIELRSPDPACNPYLSFAVMLGAGLKGIEEELELMPEATNDIFEMTPAELDAAGIKTLPKDLGEAIDLFEKSETMKEILGEHIHSFYVENRKAEWADYIKSVTPWELDRYLSVI
- a CDS encoding glutamine amidotransferase family protein, with the protein product MCGLAGICDKSGALIPGEVIMKMMAVQRDRGNGLGAGYAGYGIYPEFADHYCFHMMYDSTEAKEACDIYFERNFRVDRNEPLPTQKTVGIDAGPILWRYFVTVDDRIIKQKDTTEQDYVVDAVMHINTAIDGAFVASSGKNMGVFKGVGFPEEIGHFYRLDEYEGHTWTAHNRFPTNTPGWWGGAHPFALLDFSIVHNGELSSYGINSRYVEQFGYHCTMGTDTEVVAYLFDKLMRKDGLTVEQACRALAAPLWSEIDRMDEADKAYYTALRRKYGSAMLNGPFAIVLGTSEGMIALSDRIKLRPLVAAESGSIVYVASEESSIREVCPDPDRVWTPRAGEAVVVRLDRVSRKAEVA